The following are from one region of the Dreissena polymorpha isolate Duluth1 chromosome 2, UMN_Dpol_1.0, whole genome shotgun sequence genome:
- the LOC127868548 gene encoding disks large homolog 5-like isoform X2: MEAKYKELIELHRLKFSAVVDADRLLPILEIAETLSNAEVTEINKLTVNKERVDKILDILLNKDNLAFKGLCFALENTYPHLLTVMFLGNSQRTTSASGSDVRPASIASDSEEDVLRRCHSSDFISCRIPWKGLTSTCDARSQDLKTYTRKIPSCEYDDFQDLGSLDGSLVDAHFSGAKITHSGRYKQGINGESRHRSHNRDYDWLKFQCERAMSELQALKMQQSDNTKRYDAVIKESDSYRLSYMSTLSQLQQTREDAEVMRGQNRDLVAENKRFEQEVKNLRKLREEDQKEMTELRKHQRDIVSKSGSSEVLNALDMYDRIKKDYDSLRDRYSDLVTQHSSLKTKFENSQEENVKLKKQLQVVCSERDSAILERNGLKQQCTAAIRNWDQVIHECNDMKEKIQKITQQRDDVMKEMNQALAGQLRAKKELELVQKDKDAVFREYNLIMSERDQVHKEIEQLNERLSQNEASIETLQKDKKSAQDEAETLKREITSALQDRDKSVKERNELSEKCNELLSKQSAIEKQREEYKKEVEMSIQQRDIARKERQEAMQDRDRILREKYEREQFQKENADKMDQYNRETEQLKLRIEKLNQQLQDGVHEAEIAKNRRDWAMSERDKIVQERDSMRTLCDSLRRDRDRAVSDLAQSIRDFDEMKKQKHEAVRELKEYRDKYELVNEKESRKSQLNSVAHNHSRDSAIDADMQEFETETLEIELSGLNKEDVGFELVGGKDDPQYPNDNSLFVSHVVKGSPAENKLRLNDQVLRINNKDVCNVEKRFAYNLLRNRSGTVAMQVMRRRKISPSRSWQAIQLSIPPGKDIGIQLENGLYVTRVNPGSYAAKEGLITVGDRIISVNGRSVENMSPEDLQKTLFQCGGDTILLDVWRQTTPLSSAGSSPIPLGAPLQEPLLCPSSKSDPSKRWDSASEGSKGSLRNIKSSGSQTDSLDSPSVMRRGKERKQSDKDSDHKARHSVHIFDKALETVDKIFKSRNKSTERIEIDKGTLTPSRPRTMIENSVDIVEFAFPMHTRENSNASSTTRNSGRPNEEVLENVDQEMSNTGTWPKCYRFSNATVNGTVIQTQKNHHKRPSIEAVIDRTGDQGFRVPPLPPERKNSSFVAARHTPQNSDSTITYSSHPPSPSLSPQPSNASSSVAYFPKSPAIPRHTFIHQHQDSINTPPPSQSYHSPPGAHTPHQAHKPTRLTGNLKSPPRIPQVSTNQYDLKSSSNHANRMRPPSGVSVEQKSLHSNVVYISPTSHNPPSHIGSRNSTPEPYSPTKPIEFIDRPIGRHYAMPNSYSNSLPTPSQPVVARQHDNVHHATTTVLPPRFNPHAAFLPDSIDLENLPPYPSGMSEVSSPSPSLISEVSRFTPNHMEYPYPSYPYYQEHRYRNPSIPSVNVSINDTSGSIVSDGDLESMCSPFQEMHKMLPQSSLPLDHSLPRRKPSKPKLHETRTISFEKTLKPVGFQIEMGPVSGGIFVRSVNENSQAAMEGLVVGDQLLEICAINMRNATYDLAARVLQQCGSNLTMLVQYNPEKYLGGNYNETSAPSSPEQPPKVQDHNNPRVRLPARDSTRGSIGKYDAQRNVSFKKPNPTASLGLSLAGGNATGIFIQNIEENSPAHNQNVLAGDQILEFNGIDFTRATAEQAYRHLHEPCASVRLRLRYHPSLYSKVRDMKRGDSLYVRAMIDHVADKDGELSFRRDDLLHIEDTMYGGQQGVWYAWIISDTGEKIKGGTIPSKDRLEDDISLHMSESMSLPDSDEFKTRRGSGSARRSFWRRNKKHQRNNSKDSRDFNSCSDASLNSDSLPVLDDSSTYLSVERLEYKKTRPVVLIAPLADALIQKLSSESPDKYFYCQATVMQTSQSEMLDGLKDGRYIDFWQQEDRFHCIRLKSVTDICDQKIHCLLNVNPAAIERLQRQQIYPIVIYARHKSYKSLREIKDMQFLPEKLTIKASKELYEYFLKAEQDYRHLISATIQGGNLAEMAQQIKNVIASEQEKPIWVPSSTLR, translated from the exons GTGACGCCAGATCACAGGATCTGAAGACCTATACACGGAAGATCCCGTCCTGTGAGTACGATGATTTCCAGGACTTGGGCTCGTTGGATGGATCTCTGGTCGACGCCCACTTCAGTGGGGCCAAAATCACGCACTCAGGACGATACAAACAGGGAATAAACGGTGAGAGTCGCCATAGAAGCCATAACAGAGACTATGATTGGCTAAAATTTCAGTGTGAAAGGGCAATGTCTGAACTTCAAGCATTAAAAATGCAGCAGTCAGATAACACAAAACGTTATGATGCTGTGATCAAAGAGTCTGACTCTTATAGACTGAGCTACATGTCCACACTGAGCCAGCTTCAGCAGACACGTGAGGACGCAGAGGTCATGCGAGGTCAGAATCGGGATCTAGTTGCAGAAAATAAACGCTTTGAACAGGAAGTAAAAAATTTACGTAAACTTAGAGAAGAAGACCAGAAAGAAATGACGGAATTACGTAAGCATCAGCGGGATATTGTAAGTAAGAGTGGTTCTAGTGAAGTGCTAAATGCATTGGATATGTATGACAGAATAAAGAAGGATTATGACTCGTTAAGGGATCGCTACTCAGATCTAGTCACCCAGCATAGCTCTCtaaaaactaaatttgaaaactccCAAGAGGAAAATGTAAAGCTTAAAAAGCAGTTGCAGGTTGTGTGTAGTGAACGGGACTCGGCTATTCTTGAAAGAAATGGTTTGAAGCAGCAGTGTACTGCTGCAATCAGGAACTGGGACCAAGTGATACATGAATGCAATGATATGAAAGAAAAAATACAGAAAATCACACAGCAAAGGGATGATGTAATGAAAGAAATGAATCAAGCATTAGCTGGTCAGTTGCGAGCAAAGAAGGAACTGGAACTTGTTCAGAAAGACAAGGATGCTGTGTTCCGTGAATATAACCTGATTATGTCAGAAAGAGACCAAGTTCATAAGGAAATTGAACAACTGAATGAAAGGCTGTCTCAGAATGAAGCAAGTATTGAAACATTACAAAAGGACAAAAAATCTGCTCAAGACGAGGCAGAGACTTTGAAACGTGAAATTACATCGGCACTTCAAGACCGGGACAAGTCAGTGAAGGAAAGAAATGAGCTCAGTGAGAAGTGTAATGAGCTCCTCAGTAAACAGAGTGCCATTGAGAAGCAGAGGGAGGAATACAAGAAGGAAGTTGAGATGTCAATCCAGCAGAGAGATATTGCACGTAAAGAGAGACAAGAAGCAATGCAGGACAGAGACAGAATTCTTAGAGAAAAATATGAACGTGAACAG TTTCAGAAGGAGAATGCAGACAAGATGGACCAATACAATCGCGAAACGGAGCAATTAAAATTGAGAATTGAAAAGCTGAACCAGCAATTGCAAG ATGGCGTACATGAAGCTGAAATAGCCAAAAATCGTCGAGACTGGGCAATGAGCGAGCGTGACAAGATTGTGCAGGAGCGCGACAGCATGCGCACCCTGTGTGACAGCCTACGCCGTGACAGGGACCGCGCCGTGAGCGACCTTGCACAGTCTATACGTGACTTTGATGagatgaaaaaacaaaaacatgaagcTGTCAGAGAGCTGAAAGAGTACAG GGACAAGTATGAGCTGGTGAATGAGAAGGAGTCCAGGAAGAGTCAGCTCAACTCTGTCGCACACAACCACAGTCGAGACTCCGCTATCGACGCTGATATGCAGGAGTTTGAAACAGAAACTCTCGAAATTGAACTG TCTGGTCTGAACAAAGAAGATGTTGGTTTTGAACTGGTGGGAGGCAAAGATGACCCCCAGTACCCCAACGACAACTCTCTGTTTGTCAGTCATGTGGTCAAGGGCAGTCCTGCAGAGAATAAGCTCAG ATTGAATGACCAAGTTCTGCGCATAAACAACAAGGACGTTTGCAATGTAGAGAAAAGGTTTGCATATAACCTTCTGCGAAACAGGTCTGGAACTGTTGCTATG CAGGTGATGCGGCGGAGGAAGATCTCTCCATCGCGGTCCTGGCAGGCCATCCAGCTAAGCATTCCCCCTGGAAAAG ATATTGGCATTCAGCTAGAGAATGGGCTGTATGTAACCAGGGTGAATCCAGGCTCCTATGCTGCCAAGGAGGGGCTCATAACCGTGGGTGACCGCATCATAAGT GTGAATGGTCGCAGTGTTGAGAACATGAGCCCAGAGGATCTACAGAAGACCCTGTTCCAGTGTGGGGGAGACACCATCCTGCTGGACGTGTGGCGCCAGACCACACCCCTCAGCTCGGCTGGCTCCTCCCCCATACCCCTTGGAGCCCCTCTCCAGGAACCCCTTCTCTGCCCCTCCTCCAAGTCAGACCCCTCCAAGCGTTGGGACTCAGCCAGTGAAGGCAGCAAGGGCAGCTTGCGTAATATCAAGAGCAGTGGGTCCCAGACAGACAGTCTTGACAGTCCCAGTGTGATGCGCAGGGGTAAAGAACGAAAACAGTCCGATAAGGATTCAGACCATAAGGCGAGACATAGTGTGCACATCTTTGATAAAGCATTAGAAACTGTGGACAAAATATTCAAGTCAAGGAATAAGTCCACTGAGAGAATTGAGATTGATAAAGGGACACTCACACCAAGTCGACCAAGAACTATGATAGAAAACAGTGTGGATATTGTTGAATTCGCCTTTCCAATGCATACTCGAGAAAACTCAAATGCCTCATCAACAACAAGAAATTCTGGACGACCAAATGAGGAAGTGCTTGAAAATGTGGACCAAGAAATGAGTAACACAGGCACATGGCCAAAGTGTTATCGCTTTTCAAATGCAACAGTTAATGGGACTGTGATACAGACTCAGAAAAACCATCACAAACGCCCAAGCATAGAGGCTGTGATAGATCGTACTGGGGACCAAGGCTTTCGAGTACCGCCCTTGCCACCCGAACGCAAGAACTCTTCATTTGTGGCTGCCAGACACACGCCCCAGAATTCTGACTCCACCATCACCTACAGCTCCCATCCACCCTCTCCCTCACTATCCCCCCAGCCCAGTAATGCGAGTTCCAGTGTTGCATATTTTCCCAAATCTCCAGCTATTCCGCGGCACACGTTCATTCACCAGCACCAGGACAGCATCAACACTCCCCCTCCTAGTCAAAGCTACCATTCTCCCCCTGGGGCTCATACCCCCCATCAGGCACACAAGCCAACCAGACTTACTGGTAACCTTAAAAGTCCTCCACGCATTCCACAAGTGTCCACCAACCAATATGACTTAAAAAGTTCGAGCAATCATGCCAATAGAATGCGTCCCCCCAGTGGGGTGTCAGTTGAGCAGAAGAGTTTGCACTCCAATGTGGTCTACATATCGCCGACAAGCCACAATCCACCATCACATATAGGAAGTCGAAACAGCACTCCTGAACCTTACTCACCCACCAAACCTATCGAGTTTATAGATCGACCAATAGGACGCCATTATGCTATGCCCAACTCATACAG TAACTCGCTGCCGACCCCGTCTCAACCAGTGGTTGCCCGGCAACATGACAACGTGCACCACGCCACCACCACGGTCCTGCCGCCCAGGTTCAATCCTCATGCAGCATTCCTCCCGGATAGCATCGATCTGGAGAACCTGCCGCCGTACCCCAGCGGCATGTCAGAGGTCAGCTCCCCAAGCCCCAGCCTGATCTCCGAGGTGAGCCGCTTCACGCCCAACCACATGGAGTACCCGTACCCTTCGTACCCATACTACCAGGAACACCGCTACCGCAATCCATCCATACCCAGTGTCAATGTCAGCATCAACGATACATCTGGATCTATTG TGTCCGATGGTGACCTGGAGAGCATGTGCAGTCCATTCCAAGAGATGCACAAGATGTTGCCCCAATCTTCACTGCCTTTGGACCATTCTCTGCCAAGAAGAAA ACCTTCCAAGCCCAAGCTGCATGAGACGCGTACGATCAGTTTTGAGAAGACCTTGAAACCAGTCGGTTTCCAGATAGAGATGGGACCAGTCAGTGGGGGGATATTTGTGCGGTCTGTCAACGAGAATAGCCAGGCAGCCATGGAGGGGCTCGTAGTCGGGGACCAGCTATTGGAG ATCTGTGCTATCAACATGCGTAATGCCACCTATGACTTGGCAGCCAGGGTCCTGCAGCAGTGTGGAAGTAACCTGACAATGTTGGTGCAGTATAACCCTGAAA AGTATTTAGGTGGCAACTACAATGAGACATCTGCCCCTAGTTCCCCAGAACAGCCGCCCAAAGTCCAGGACCACAACAACCCACGTGTCAGGCTCCCAGCTAGGGACAGCACTCGCGG GTCGATAGGAAAATACGACGCTCAGCGCAATGTGTCTTTCAAGAAGCCCAACCCCACTGCCAGCCTGGGGCTCTCTCTCGCCGGGGGCAACGCTACGGGCATCTTCATCCAGAACATTGAGGAGAATAGCCCCGCACATAACCAGAATGTCCTCGCAGGGGACCAAATACTGGAG TTCAATGGAATTGATTTCACACGTGCTACTGCTGAGCAGGCTTACAGACATCTGCACGAGCCATGTGCGTCCGTCCGTTTGCGGCTGAGATACCACCCATCTT TGTACAGCAAGGTGAGGGACATGAAGCGTGGTGACTCACTGTATGTGCGGGCCATGATAGACCACGTGGCAGACAAGGACGGGGAGCTGAGTTTCCGAAGGGATGACCTGCTGCACATTGAGGACACCATGTACGGGGGCCAGCAGGGGGTCTGGTACGCCTGGATCATCAGTGACACTGGAGAGAAGATCAAGGGCGGAACTATTCCCAGCAAAGACAG gcTGGAAGATGACATTTCTCTGCACATGTCAGAAAGTATGAGTCTGCCAGACTCGGATGAGTTCAAAACCCGCCGTGGCTCTGGTTCGGCGAGACGTAGCTTTTGGAGGCGGAACAAAAAACACCAGCGTAATAATTCCAAAGACAGCCGTGACTTTAACTCGTGCTCCGATGCATCATTGAACAGTGACTCTTTACCAGTTCTGGATG ATTCCAGCACATATCTAAGTGTAGAGAGGCTAGAAT ACAAGAAGACGCGTCCAGTAGTTCTTATTGCCCCGCTGGCTGATGCTCTCATCCAGAAATTGTCCTCAGAATCTCCTGATAAATATTTCTACTGTCAGGCCA CTGTGATGCAGACGTCTCAAAGTGAAATGCTAGATGGCCTGAAGGATGGACGCTACATCGACTTCTGGCAGCAGGAGGATAGGTTCCACTGTATACGCCTCAAGTCTGTCACTGACATCTGTGATCAG AAGATTCATTGCCTGTTAAACGTGAATCCAGCGGCCATAGAGAGGCTACAGAGGCAGCAGATTTACCCCATTGTCATATACGCCAGACACAAATCTTATAAATCTCTAAG GGAGATCAAAGACATGCAATTCCTGCCAGAGAAGCTCACAATTAAGGCATCTAAAGAGCTCTACGAGTATTTCTTGAAGGCAGAACAGGACTACAGGCATCTCATTTCTG CTACCATCCAAGGGGGCAACCTGGCTGAGATGGCCCAGCAGATCAAGAATGTGATAGCCTCGGAGCAGGAGAAGCCTATCTGGGTCCCCTCCTCCACCCTGAGATGA